The Humulus lupulus chromosome 3, drHumLupu1.1, whole genome shotgun sequence genome window below encodes:
- the LOC133822755 gene encoding ATP-dependent Clp protease adapter protein CLPS1, chloroplastic, which yields MDTAICGRLALSPNHVFNPKPGDKHSLCKGTCPSLGIPMAISATGSGKGGGVLERPVIEKITPGRESEFYVRKSRKMAPPYRVILHNDNFNKREYVVQVLMKVIPGMTLDIAVNIMQVAHHNGLSVVIICAQADAEEHCMQLRGNGLLSSIEPASGGGC from the exons ATGGACACTGCGATTTGTGGGAGACTGGCTCTCTCCCCCAACCATGTCTTCAATCCTAAACCAG GGGACAAACATTCTCTCTGTAAAGGAACATGCCCCAGTCTTGGAATTCCCATGGCCATATCAGCAACAGGATCAGGTAAAGGGGGCGGCGTATTAGAGAGGCCAGTTATAGAGAAAATTACTCCTGGTCGTGAATCAGAGTTTTATGTGAG AAAATCAAGGAAAATGGCCCCACCATACCGTGTGATTCTGCACAACGACAACTTCAATAAACGGGAATACGTTGTGCAAGTACTGATGAAGGTTATCCCTGGGATGACTCTTGACATTGCTGTGAACATTATGCAAGTAGCGCATCACAATGGCTTGTCAGTGGTGATCATATGCGCTCAGGCTGATGCTGAAGAACACTGCATGCAGCTTCGAGGCAACGGGCTTCTCAGCTCAATTGAACCTGCTAGTGGTGGTGGCTGCTGA